The Salvelinus fontinalis isolate EN_2023a chromosome 7, ASM2944872v1, whole genome shotgun sequence genomic sequence CACTGGGTTCTGTTACAATACGCTGTACATCAGGACATTGCTCATCATCTGGTAATGAAACATGGCATCTGCTTAACGGAcggcaaaaacaaaacaaacacacaaaacgCATGGAAAGATTTGACATGCAGTTGTTGTTGGAAGCAGACATGAAAAACAAGGTTAGTGACTTAAAAGGAAAGCAGAACCAACATGGAAGACGAAACAAAGATGGCGTGTTCAGGATAGAAACAGAAATTCAGAGAGAAATGGGATGAAACGTGATGAAATATGAaaagtcaaattgccagggtaaaGCACACAGATTTGATCAAACACCACCATCAAAAGGCAGCAGTTTATCATTAGGCTAAAGGTAGCCGCGCTGTTCAGTGTCTTCCATGACAGTAGCGTTATCATGCTAACACACACCTTTAGTTGGGCAGTACAAGCTAGGGTTGACCAAAAGCACCGCACACCAAGCATGCTAGCTACCACCCAGGCGCAGCCTACTACTAAACTGCTAGAGTGAAATGACATCAAAGCACTAGGGCCATGGAGAGATGGGAGATGAAGTCCAATGAGGTGTTCCACAACCTCTTTACCCATGACAAGATGGACTACATAGACTTCACCTCCCAGCTTGCACCTGGGCAAAGTGTTTTACAAATGTTCTCTAGACTAGTAAAGTCGCTTGCTCATTGCTAAGGTTCCACACTAGGTGGCTCTAGTGTTAGAGGCAGTGCTATGAGTAATATTCAGAAGGTGCAGCAGCCCAGAGATCATTAGTCAGTTCAATCAGCCAGCCAGCAGGGGACAGAGTAGACTGAACAACCAGAGTAGCCAGCTTAAGGGACAGGGGACATACCTCGATggcagtgagcttgtccagggggGTCTGGGGGGACATGGCTGGGCTGACATGgctggaggagggggagatggagatggaagAAGAGGTAGAGGAGGCGGAGGTGGGGGAGTGGTGGCTCTGCTGAATAAGGTCTGGCAGCAGGTGAATGCGGCCGGCAAAGCCGTTTTTCTCCTGGTGACCGTTACCAGGACCGGGAGGGGTATGTGCTTGAACGGCTTGACCGTGAGCCACACTGGGACccgaggaggatgaagagacatTGACCACCGGGCGCTTTTTGTCGCCCGCGCTCTGTAACCAAGAACAACCTCAACTTCTATCTCGTTGTTTCCCACTAGTAACTGTACATGATAGTATGCTTTACCAGCAAACAAAGACTCAAAATAGGAAATCAAACAAGATGATAACTGAAACCAGGGGTGgaagtgggtgggtggggggaatATATGGCTTACATTTAGTACTACAGACAAAAGAGAGGAGACATGATAACAACCAGAGGGTCTTCTGCAGTCCTACCTGTCTGATGACCAAGGTGCCATCCTTGGAGGGTGTGGTAAGGTCGTTCTCTGAGTCGTCGTGGGCCAGTAAGGTCTTCAGGGATGCAGTCTCTCCGTTACTCAGACCTCTCCTGGTGTAAACAGTACGTCTCATATTCAAACTCCAATTATTAATAATACATGGGACTTGTATAATCGCACTTTTCAATGACCCAAATGACTCACCTCATACAAGTCTTTCTATACTATATAGTATATATCATATGATCGACTTTTCATGTTGATCTAATATAACATCAAGGTGTGCCGCCCGCTCCATCCAAAAGCCTTTCTTTAAGGCCCAGAGTTCATAAAGCATCAGAGAGTGCTGATCtatgatcagttttgcctttcagatcataatgaatgaGATTACATGGACGGGAGGAAACCTGAGTGCAGACTAAGagactttgtgaatacaggcccaggtCAGAgttgagaggtcagaggtcagggttgtTACGTACCCGGCCCTGGTATCCTCTGCTCCGGAGGTGGACTCGTCTGCTGCGTCCTGGTCCACTTCTTCATCGTCGTCTTCGTCGGTGGTGCCCGACTCCTCGCTGGAGGAGGAGTAGTCTGTCACCTTGTGGGGGGGCCGCACATCCTCCACTGCCCGCAGCTCTTTGGCCAGGGCCGTCAGGTCCTAGAGGTCAGAAGTCAAGGAGGGGTCAAATAAGGCTCTGAATATTTTTTGTACTCCCTTTCCTAATGTCATCACTGATTTAAACCATGTCAGATCACTGACTACTAGTCTTACAGGGGGAGGATGCATGGTCAAAGGATTGAATCATTCCCCATACATTAAGGCCATAACATTAACATCAGTTAAGAGCAAGCCAACATAGGCTACTGAAAACAGCGTGATGTGCCAGGTAACAACTGGACTGGTGATAGAGTAAGAGAAACTGGATTGGGACGGAGCAGGCAGGAGGCAAGAAGACAGCAGGGAGAACGGCAGGTCAGAGGTGCATCGTCAGCCAATCACGTGGCAGccaaggagaggaggaccaatgagGCAAATGGAAAAGCGATGGAATTGGGCACTGAGCTTCTCACAGGACAACCCTCTTCTGAAACGGTTTAGCATACATGGTGGCCCATGCAGTGTGGAAATAAGCATAGCAACAGAGCATGAAATTCTTATGCACGCTTGCTTACCACGTCACCCTATACAATTCCCCCCATAATCACATCGTTGGAGTAATGGGATGCCACAGGTTGTCGTGTCATGGCCCATAGGGAACACCAAAAGATAAGACAATGGGATAGTCAGTCAGTCATACAAACACCACCAcactgttactgtagcaggctgcAGTGCTGGCCTGGTTTACAGCCAGATGCAGGGACCACTACCACAACAGTATGTGGATACAGTCATAAGAGACAGGTTCTTACGGCTGGCCGGTTGGGTCGGGCAAAGTCCTTCTTGTCGTCAGGCTTTTTGGCAGCGTTGTCGGGGCGTTGCAGTGGGGAGCCCTCAGACTTAGACGATgctggaggagaggatggtaAACCAACGTCAGTGGAAGACCTACAAGAAGCTAAATGCAGTATTGTACATCcagtatgctgtgtgtgtgtgtgtgtgtgtgtgtgtgtgtgtgtgtgtgtgtgtgtgttactcacagCGTGCTCTGAACCTCTCCCCAGAGCCGGCCTGGGAGCTGGAGTTGGAAGAGCCAGAGGAGCTGCCACTGCCAGGCCTGGGAACCAGCTTCTCCACTCGGTCCCAGAGCAGACGTGGCTCCGCATTACTGGAAGACAcacaacacaggagagagattgaaaacacacacacacacacacacacacttccccataCCCACCCCACAAACAATTTAACTTTTTCAAACACCACACAGAGTTGACCGCCTACCTGCCGGCGCTCCTCTGTACTGCCTGGTTGCTAGGCGGGGCAGAGGCctggagaggagagtctctgCGTGACAACACAGGGGACCTGGACGTTGTCCTCACTGGAACCTGTGGTAGTCAAGACAGACGCCCTCACACACCTGGCTACAGGAGCAtaaaccaccaccacacagcagGGCCTAGCACCGCTGCATAGCCCCAATCCCTCTTCCCAAATGGGGCTTCTACCCTCCAACTACAAATATATCGCTGGATCATTTTATTCATCTACAAAGACATGGATATTGGTAATGGACCCAGATCATTATTCAATAGCTATGATCTATTATCCCCACCAGGCAGTTCAGGATTTTCCAAACTCAGGAAACCCTGCTCTAGGTATTGGTTTTGGTCGGCCCTCCGTTACATTAGTGAACAGTGAATATGATGGGCATGCATGATGTACACGGTGAAGTACTAGAAGAGGAACTACTCATGAAGCCATGCAGGACCATATGGTGTGTAGTTAGCCAGTGGAAGCACAGCACTGATTGAGTAAAGCTAGTTATTATagggactccagtacagtacactgGGACAATTGCAGCTACAACCAGGAGTTATAATCAGTCACTGATTATACTACTGGACCAGACCACTAGTCTAATCTACCTTATTGTAGCTCTACACTATGCTGTGGGACTTAGCCTTATAATGGCGAAGGCAAAAGCCCACAGTGTAATCCCACTGGTGTTGAATGGGACACCCAGAGAGGCTGTAGACATGGCTAGCTTGCCCTTGAGGGGACCACAGATGGGGGCTGAAAAAGGGGGTCCTCTGGGGTGTCCTTTCTTACCCTGGGGGGCACCTCGTCGCTGGGGCCCGAGGCAGGGGGCTGGGGGTCAGTGCGTGCAGCTGATGGCGCGGCAGCAGAGGGGTGAAGGTGGTGGTTGTGGGGCTCCTGGGAGTGCAGATGGAGATGTGCAAAACTAGGAACCGCGGGTTCACTGAAGGAATGGGAGCGAGACACGACGGGGGGCGGGGCGGCGCTGCTGCTCTTAAGAGCGGCCAGGTGGGACCACTGGAccttccagacagacagacacacagaggggagagaacaggggggaggtaggagggagggggagaaggtcaaaccacagagtgaaggaacagAGATGATGGACATGGCTGAAAACATATGCATATACATGTAACATATGCATATAATAGACATGCATTGCACGTAGACGTCATGCAGTCAGACGTACACATACGAAACCGTCAAACAGGTTCACGCACAAAAACATTTACAGTAATGACAAATAATAGGATAGATGATAGAAAATAGATAGATAATAGATAGATGAAtggcacagtgtgaggggaacggAGATGAGTGAAGGGGAGCCAAGCAGCCAATCACATGCAGCCTCCTCTGGCATCCTGGGTAATGTTTATCACGCCACTGAAGGGACAACCTTTTGCTCAGGTCAATTAGTGGAAGGTTCCAGAAATCGCACTATGACACATAAAAGATATGAGTAGATCTACTGACATCACGGAGCACGTCATTGTATTGGGACCTCTACTAGCTCATCCACAGAGATTCATCATTCCATACCTGTGTGGGTGCTAGAATGGACAACTCGTGGAGACAATGCCTTGCTGTCAGATAACCTACTGTATGGAGAGcagtagatggagagagaggagggaaggatgaGGAGGGGTTTACCTGTGGTTCCATGGGCCGGTGCATGGCAGGCGGAACAGACTCGGAGGAGGAGCTGCCGTTAGAGAATGGTTCGGAGCGGGGGGGCACGGGGGGCTGCTTGGTGGGTGGGGCGCTCTGGGGGGAGCCCTGAATGTTCTTTCGGAAGCGCTCGTCGGCCTGGGAgtgcaggacagacagacagggtcagtGAGGATCAGCAGGGTCAAGGTTGAGGCATTAACGCAACGACAAAATACACAAGGAGAACGAGGAAGAGTCAACACTGAAGCCGACGCCTTGTTATCGACAGGGAGGGAAAGTCTGCTGACATGCACACGAGCCCACCTCAGACAGTCTGTTAATGACATCTTACACCTCCAGGGGGAGTCATCCCAGAgaacacagtctctctctaggacccAGCAGCACACATACATTAGTGTGGGCCTGAGCTGACCACATGCATAACAACCTCTCCAGTCACTTACCTGAAGAGTACAAGGCACAGCCGCATAACAAACCATCACGCTTATTTAGTATGTATGTGAGTGGAAGACaagagcaggaacccggactACTTTGTCTGCTTTTCATCACTGCGGCAGAGACAGCAATACAACTGGTAATTCACAAGAATGTGTGAAGTACTGACAGCTTCGACTTATCACCTACTGCTTAAGGCTATATCAATTCAAGCCTGTTGATTTAAATATTTGTGTTACATTCAGGTATGGCAACTCAACTGTGAATACATATGAAAGAAAATAGATGCATTTTTATGAAATTAATTACAGCTGACTAATGGCAAGAGAAAATGTACCGTGTTTTACGTAATAAAACCATTTGGTCCTAAACGCAAAATGATGTTGACAGAGATCCAGCTTGCAGCGCTTCAGTCTATACTTAGTCTTTTTCTTGCTCAGTCCTCTTAAGATTCAGATACGTCATCCTCAAGACGTTTTAGTAGAGAAGCATCAGATAGTCAAGCAAAGACTAGAGCCAGAAGTGAAGCAACACAGCTGTGCATTAGTTCAGTTTTAGAGAGGTGGTGGTTGTGAGCGACTGGCTTTCTTTTCTctcactgtcctctcctcttaCCCGGAAGGTCAAACAAAATGGTTGGCTGAGAAGTCTATTCGCTAATAATTTTGTGTAGCGCCACCAAATCAGAAACAGACAACGACATTGTTATCCTAGTAAGGTAAAGTTACAGGCTATTTTGTGTCGCATACATTAAACGCAGCGCTACATTGGATTGTGTGAGGTATTAAACACTATTTTAAGACGATAActgaaagaaaaaagaaaaccaTAACTCCAGCTCACACCACCAGGACTAATATAACACGCTGTGTGGGGCAGGCAGCTAGAATAGAAGTAGCAGCAGGAAGCAGGAGAAGGAAGTGATGTTGTGTTGGGGTTCACCTCTCTGATTGGCTGAGGATCACCAAGAGCGTCGCTAGGCTCCGAGTGGTCGGTCTGTGGGGACTTGGGGCCGTCTAGGCCCTCGGTCTGTGAGGGTTTAGTAACATCTGTGGACTGGGTGGCTAGCGCATCGCTATTGTCAGAGGGGGTATTGTCTGAGTCTTCAACACTGTTTGGGGACAGTTTCTGAGGGGTCTTGGTAGTATTATCCCAGGACATGGTTTGTGGGGACTTTGTGGTATCTGAGGACATTCTCCGGGTGGCGTTAGCAGGAACGTTGTCCAGGAAGTGGGTTTGTGGGGACCTAGTGTTATCGCAGGACGTTCTCCGTGAAGCAATAGCATTAACATTGTTGAGGAAGTGGAGTTGTGGTGCTGGGGCTCTATCGCCTACGGGGCCTGGAGACTTTGTCTGAGGGGCTTTGCTAGTACTGTCAGGGGACATTGTCTTGGGGTCTTCAGTCTTTTCGCAGGGCTGCGGTGGTTTATTGTCGTGCTGGAGGGACAGCAGATAGGCCTGCTCCTGCTGCAGACGCTTGTGGAGACGCTCTGCCTTCCGCTGCTCCTCCAGCTCCCTCCATTTGAACTCCTGATGCAGAGTGCGCGGCTGAGTTGAGGCACATTAGACATGGGGGAAAGTGGCTAATGGCATGTATAAGCTAATGCTGCCTTGGGGGGCATTTCTATTAAATTAAGCACTTGAAGACTGGTTCAGCCTAGTTCTATAAAGATGACGTAAACTTGATAAATTAAAGCCTACAAACATGTTAAATAAAGTCTACAATAAGATGCAGATTCTTTCATTTCATTACCcacaaataaattcatgttaCAACCTTCTTTTGCGAGTAATAGAAACAAAGTTGAGGATTGGGTGAATAGTGTTGAATGGTTCAATTTATGGGAAGCAAGACAGAATGGTGAATGCTGAGCAATAAAGAAACAaaaaggtatatatatatacacacacatctctctctcaactaATTTCCTCAGGATGTGAATGTAACCAGAGACACCGACCGAGAAACATAGGAACTCCATCTTCCTGTAGGGTATTTCCGAATGACAAATCTATACAACAGCTAACATCAACTATATATCATACAATATAGCAATAACACCTTGCCTTGATTACCATTTATGTTCTAGAAAAGAGCTTGCTCCTAAATGTGCGATCCAGTCCTGAAAACAGGGTCTTTCTCAGTGGGGTGCAACATTTACAACGTTGTCAATACAAATGTAATAGAATACACCTCCAGACACCATTCCCTGTTCTACTTAACAAAGACTGGGTGTTCTACGTAACCAATTTCTGAACGTCCTGTAACGTTGCACCCTCCTGAACGCGCCCCTGGAAAGTAAGTGGTAGGATGCAAGTTTCTTACCAGGAGCATGGCTTGTTCATGGAGCAGCTGCTGCTGCAGGATCTCCAGGTGCCTCTGCTCCTCTTCCAGCTGCCGACGAATGTACTCCTGTCAATCAAACACAGCCTCCATGATTGGATGAAATACAGGAAGTGACAAAACTGCCCAGCATGTAGGCCAATTAGAGTGCTTCTTGTCACTTAAAGACCTACCTGCTCACGGTCGctcctcctcttttcctcctccgCCCTCCGGCGCTCGTCGTCCTCTTTCCGCCGTCGTTCCATCTCCTCCATGCGCCTCTTCTCCTCCTGCTCGCGGCGGCGCTGCTCGCGCTCCTGCTGCCTCCTCATCTCGCGCTCGCGCCGCTGTTGCTGTGAGGCACCAGGagggggtgacagagagagaacctcAGGGATACGACAGACAGGGAGAGCTGAAATTCTAGTTGGGATTCCCTGTTCAAAGATATTATGAGATATCGCTGCTACTATGGCAATGATTTTCCATAGTAGCAGTGATCTGAATGATTTGAGGAAaacaagagaggatgggaagtcAAATACAGGCTTTGGTGAATTGATCAAGCGAGGAGCAGCTGTCTATAGATCTAGAAATATAGGACGCCTTTCATCCTTGTAATGGCAGtcttctgtgacagcatgggctgCGTCATTGTGGGCTATCCAAGTTCGACCCTCTATGGGGTGATCACAGTTTCTCTGTCCAATCGTGGCTGCAGGATCAACCTACACCCCGCCCATTTCTTCAGACAACAGAACTAGCCAATTAGAGTTATTCAGAGCATGCAGCACCTCACACTGTACTTGAACCCTAAATTCTACATACAAGTTTTACTAAAAACAAAATCAATGAATCAATGTTTATTAACTCTACCTCCTCCAGtcgcctcctctgctccttctGTTGCTCAATGCGTTTCTGTCTCTCGGCCAATAGTTGGCGCTTGTACTCCTCCTGCTCACGGAGCTGCTGCTCCTGCAGGAGCTGCTGTCGGCGCAGCGCCTCCGAGCGCTCCTTGTTCTCCTGCTGCAGCCGGATGAAGTCCTTACGCAGCGTCGACTCCCCCGGCATGTTCACTATGGAGCTGCAGGGTGGACCAGCGGATACGAGGGAATAGTCATTTGGTTCAAGGGAACAGTATGTTAGTTCATGAGTTAATTCAATGGAATGGTGAGTTAGTTCATGATTTTGTTCAAGGGAATAGTTGGTTAGTTTCTGTGTCCGATGGGTGGAGTTGTTTAGCGATTCCAGGTAGGCGTTCACTACACTGGTGGCAGGTGAGGAGTGCTATCCCGCTAGATTGTGAATTGCAAAATGAACTGTGTACATCAACATGTAACACTAAGACATTACCTaggctctccctcttgctctccagcatcctcctcttcctcctcactccCGCTGTACtcatattcagtctcatctgaaaaaCAAGACGTGGATAGTGTGGCAAGACGTAGAAACATGGGCTATTCAGTGTAAATTCAGTGTAAAAGCACATTAAAAAGGCCCAAAGCAGATGTTATGTCAACagcaaataatttctgggtaacaattaagtatgttaatgtgattgttttcaattaaaatggttcttagcaaagagcaatttataCTCCCAAAGTATCTGGGATTGGTCTGAGTTGGGAAAATGGTTTTGAAACAAGCAGAGATTTCAGGcaatcttttcaaacagctcttacactaaaagggcacggtcatcattttcacagtattactttAAGACTCTGTGATTGAACAGGTAGACTCacctttctcccccctcttcttctTGGTGCGGTCGATGTGGTCTTTGAGCTGGATGCGGACCTGCCTCTCGTTGGGCTGGTCCCTGATGAAGGGGTGCTTGAGCAGCTGCTCGGTGGGGGGGCGCTGGTTGTAGTTCTTCACCAGGGAGCCCTCGATGAAGCTGCAAAACTTCTTAGacctgaaaggggggggggggggggtcaagacaGATGAGGTCGCTAATGAGATTACCACCAGCCGTATTACCACCAGTAATCATGTGGACCGAGGGGCTCGTTGTCTGACATAAAATAAATCAATCTTCTACAACCCTCTGACAGACAAACTAAACTTACCGTCAAAAGGGCCTGAGAAACTACAAGTCTGAAATAGGAAGATCCTGTTTTATCCATTTAGACAGAAATCCAGTGAGCCTTTCATAACTTATATACAATGAATATTGTGGGAAAAACCCGTCTCAGAAGAAAAGCGGTCATAATCGTAAATGCACCGGTGCCAGAGGAAAGTCTCAGAGGGTTGAGTTTTCCCCTGGAATGAGGGCTGGGGAGCCTCGCCGTGAGCCAACAGGCCTTCCTCCCATGTGCCACAGCTgttcagagaggaggaggagggaggagagcgagagaggagacctCTAAACCCAGCTGACAGAATCTTGGTAActtaccacttcttagacttgagTCGCGGGGGAGGGTTCCTTGGGATGAGGAAGAGTGCTCGCATCGGATGCATGTCGCACAGCGCTGAAagtgaacacacacaccagaaGGGATAAAGGAGGAAATCCGTATAAACATGACAGCGAGAAAAGCAAAAGACAAGGGCAGAAGGAACCAACAGAGTTGCCATCTAAAAGAGACGATAGAGGTGGGATCTGGGGAAGGTAGGTACTTACGAGGAGCTCCTTCGGCCATTTCAATGGCAGTGATTCCAGTGGACCATAAGTCACTCTGAGAGAAACACAGTGAGAGAGGCATCAGacatagcaacacacacacacacacacacacacacacacacactacatcagtACTGAAGAGCAACATCCTCGACCCCACATCGTACCAGTAGCTAAAGATGTCAAGGAGGACATAGGGGGCAGGTTCATATAAGGGCTAAAACATCTGAGTACTGTGTGGAAGAGGGCGAGGGTCATACTCTGTAGTCGTAGGTGGCCTCAGGGTTCTCGTCACAGGCGATGACTTCGGGCGCCATCCAATAGGGCGTCCCGATGAATGTGTTCCTCCTCCCCACCGTCCGATCCAACTGGGCACTCACGCCAAAGTCCACTGAGAAGACAACCAATCAGAAGAGACAAGTTGAAACTAGTTATATACAACTGCATTGCAGTAAACGCCTAGACAAGGTGACTGGCTAAAATGGCTATGATTTTGGAGCTGAGATTGGTCTAAACCCTGCAGCTGCCAATCAGGGTTGTTGTCCGTAACGTACAAAACATAATGTCACTCACCAAGCTTGACCTCGGCGTTCTCTGTGAGCAGGACGTTCTGTCCCTTGATGTCACGGTGGATGACGTGGTGGGCGTGCAGGTGGGCCAGTccctgaagaggaggagggaggtgtgtagaggtgagaCCACATGTCTAAGACCAGAGCTGAGCATTGATAGAGTTCTATTTACATGTGTATTACGCAATGAACAAGGAGACTGAAGACAGGAAAAGGTAGAAGgaaagaggggatggagggggccGGAGGAGAGGCTCACCCGGAGGATTTCTCTGGAGATGTAGGCGATCCAGTCCTCCTTGAGCTGGTTGCCTTTAGTGTTCTTCACCAGGTCTGTGATGGAGCCCGCCCCACAGAACTCCATCACCAGctacaggaaacacacacacactcagatgaATACATAAGCACTTCTAAGGCTAAATGAGTGGCAAAACAGTAAAAGACTTAGGGATATTGCTCTGACTTATGCTACTGTAGATTTACCAGTTATGATTATTCAGCCATTGGGAAACACTCCTACTAGACACTCACCCACAGTTGGTCATCATGCCCCGGGGGACTCTTCTTGATAAAAGCACCGTAGTACGTGGCAATGTTTCTGTGATGGGAGTACTTCTTGAGCATATTGATCTCCAGTTTGatttcctcttcctcatcctacaggcacacagacaccaTTAGTCATTAGATAAAGAGAGAAGGCCGCAGGAGGAAGACGTCTTAGGAAAACAACTATCGTGTGTGTGGACGGTTACAGATGGATAACAGTCAATCATTTCCCACATTCCACAAAGGCCAAGTCTCGTGAGGGTTGGTAAGTGCCTTTGTAGAGGGGAATTAAACCTTCATTCATTCACGGGCCCCTAAACAATGTGACATCTCGGCTACGCAGTACACACACTGCCCTAACGACTTCTTTGTTTGGGAATTAATGATGTATGTATCtcattgtgtgagtgtgtgtgtgtggtccatgGCAGACAGAATCCATTATACTATCTGTGACCCATCTCTCTGTACGACTTAGGGGTGTGAACATTTAAACTAAATTAAGAAAAATCCCAAACAGAAACGTTTTCTTTCCACAAAATTAAAATCACAGTGCAGTTACATATTATTTTCCGTGTTAGAGTAAATAGGCTGTGAAAGGCCTGGCGAAAgttgtgcaatttaaatagaACCAGAGATGACGAGACGAACTTTAGGCTACTTTGGTGAATTTGCGAATCAAGGAAGACAAGACATTGCGAGAGACAGATTCCCAAGACATATGAGCACGGTTCTGGCTGCCCCCTCTGCCCACTCCCTGGCTCGCCTGCTCTTTCTCTTCTCTAATGATGCGAGTGTGTACGGCATTCCATTGTGAGACACAGCTTTTGATTGCCGATAGAtagtcagaaccgtgcactaggcctgtCTGCCTGGGTCCCAACCTGCCTATACTGTGCACCGCTCCTCTCTCGCCATCCAAGATGCGAGTGTTTGTTTTCACGGAATTACGGCAACAAATCAGTCTCCTCCGTTCTAAAAATACTTAATCTTAGGAGTCACATGGGTGTCGACGTATCAATTATTTTTGAGTCGACTCTCATACATTATGCCATCGTAGTTAACGGATGGAAAAACACAGAAAGGCAAGCGACAGCAGCTAAGCCCTGTATGGCAATactttgagaagttaaatgagaaggaaATGCAAACTTTGTGAGGTGGAATTTaggtacaggtgcaatgcttaaccatctggaAAAGGACTAACCGTGAGACCCAAACCGTTGCTGGCAATAGCGCAGCAGCATTGGGAATTGACGTGGTTTTTTATGAATTTTTCTTATTGTTTAtacagaaaatatattttttaattatttaaAAGACTTTTCATTTGTCACATCCCCAATACAACTGTACATGTATACATCAAATCCCCTCAGCTAAACTGGAATTCCATTAGAGCCCATGCCTACACATTTATTTCCAATTACAGGagataatcttttttttttaattttttatcagGCTTTTCAGCAGTAGAATATGATTTTAATGTGCTATCCCCATTCCCCACATCCATAACCTCCACACACAACCCCTCACAAATCAATGGGGTTTTACACATCCAAGACCTAAACACCCACATaacagcctccctcccccacctcacATGAAAACCGAGGAAGACCGCGAAAGGTCACCCCGCCAGTAGCTAAATCTCTTGTGTTGCAACAACTTAAAGAATGATTAACAGTGACAGTAACTGACACACTGCAAGTGTTAAACCCCAAGCCTTACAGAGAGCCCTGGTGGGAAGGAGGAGTCTGGACGATGGGGACATTAGTGAAGAGCGATACCCAGTTACTGTGCCGTTGGTGGTGCGTTTAAAGATGTACGTAGGTACACGCACACAGTTCTCTTCCACCAGACCCTTCCAGTACCAGCAGGTAGGGGCTGTCTGTCGGCTGTGCAGGCAGCCGTATTGCTGTGCAGGCAGCAGTTTCCCGCAGCTGTTTGTGAACAGGGACAGGCGGCTGGCTGCCTGAGCATTCCTGACAATCACTAGGACAAAAACGAAGGGGGGGGCCTCACTTTTGGGtatgtcattgtccatttagacaGAAATGTACATTTCATTGCCACTATCATTCAAGCGGTTAACTCAGCACCATGTAGGTCAAAGGGTAAAACAATACACAGCATAGCCAGGCATTTAAACTGGGAGAGCAGAGCATGGAGCTGGCTAACAGTGCTGCCCAGGACTGCCAtgcccacctctccctctctcagtaacagTTTGCCAGGACAA encodes the following:
- the LOC129859695 gene encoding mitogen-activated protein kinase kinase kinase kinase 4-like isoform X2, with protein sequence MANDSPAKSLVEIDLASLRDPAGIFELVEVVGNGTYGQVYKGRHVKTGQLAAIKVMDVTEDEEEEIKLEINMLKKYSHHRNIATYYGAFIKKSPPGHDDQLWLVMEFCGAGSITDLVKNTKGNQLKEDWIAYISREILRGLAHLHAHHVIHRDIKGQNVLLTENAEVKLVDFGVSAQLDRTVGRRNTFIGTPYWMAPEVIACDENPEATYDYRSDLWSTGITAIEMAEGAPPLCDMHPMRALFLIPRNPPPRLKSKKWSKKFCSFIEGSLVKNYNQRPPTEQLLKHPFIRDQPNERQVRIQLKDHIDRTKKKRGEKDETEYEYSGSEEEEEDAGEQEGEPSSIVNMPGESTLRKDFIRLQQENKERSEALRRQQLLQEQQLREQEEYKRQLLAERQKRIEQQKEQRRRLEEQQRREREMRRQQEREQRRREQEEKRRMEEMERRRKEDDERRRAEEEKRRSDREQEYIRRQLEEEQRHLEILQQQLLHEQAMLLADERFRKNIQGSPQSAPPTKQPPVPPRSEPFSNGSSSSESVPPAMHRPMEPQVQWSHLAALKSSSAAPPPVVSRSHSFSEPAVPSFAHLHLHSQEPHNHHLHPSAAAPSAARTDPQPPASGPSDEVPPRVPVRTTSRSPVLSRRDSPLQASAPPSNQAVQRSAGSNAEPRLLWDRVEKLVPRPGSGSSSGSSNSSSQAGSGERFRARSSSKSEGSPLQRPDNAAKKPDDKKDFARPNRPADLTALAKELRAVEDVRPPHKVTDYSSSSEESGTTDEDDDEEVDQDAADESTSGAEDTRAGRGLSNGETASLKTLLAHDDSENDLTTPSKDGTLVIRQSAGDKKRPVVNVSSSSSGPSVAHGQAVQAHTPPGPGNGHQEKNGFAGRIHLLPDLIQQSHHSPTSASSTSSSISISPSSSHVSPAMSPQTPLDKLTAIEKHKSSSSFTPFIDPRLLQVSPSSGSSLNNMAAFGNDGRLVDALRADPSRKGSVVNVNPVNTRPQSDTPEIRKYKKRFNSEILCAALWGVNLLVGTESGLMLLDRSGQGKVYPLISRRRIQQMDVLEGLNVLVTISGKKNKLRVYYLSWLRNKILHNDPEVEKKQGWVTVGELEGCVHYKVVKYERIKFLVLALKNSVEVYAWAPKPYHKFMAFKSFGDLVHKPLLVDLTVEEGQRLKVIYGSSNGFHAVDVDSGAVYDIYLPTHIQTNIQSHAIIILPNTDGIELLVCYEDEGVYVNTYGRITKDVVLQWGEMPTSVAYIRSNQIMGWGEKAIEIRSVETGHLDGVFMHKRAQRLKFLCERNDKVFFASVRSGGSSQVYFMTLGRTSLLSW